In Lolium rigidum isolate FL_2022 chromosome 7, APGP_CSIRO_Lrig_0.1, whole genome shotgun sequence, the DNA window GCGAGCAGGAAGCCGGTCATCCACGCAATGCCGGGCTCCTTGAAGCTCCCCGGCACGTTGCCCGCCGTGTCCTCACCCGCCGCCTCGTAGGTCTTCTTGTCGAGCGCAAGCAGGTAGGACCCGAACCCACCTGTTGAAAAAATCCAAGGACGCGTCAGTCCAAGAactccactttttttttttttggaaaagcatAACAGGTCATCCATAACACCAAGTACAAAGTTATCCACGGCTGAACAGCCAATATAAGTAGATGAAATCTCCTCTAAACTGCAAAACCCCAGGTGGCCCTTAGAACAAAACAAGAGCAGCAAAATTAAGCTTCAGTCTGCTCCCTCAAGCGACGGATTGTGCTCCTGACGGTGACAGCGCTGGCGGTGTTCATGGTGTAAGCACCACCAGCCTTCACCTTCCCGCAGTCCTTGCATCCCCAGATACCAACTGCTTTCCTCTTCACGGCGAACTTGCCACAGAACTCACAGAAGTACTTGGAGTGCTGAGACACCTCCATCTTCTTGATCTGCTTACGCAAACTAGCACCATACCTAGTACCATATTTGCCAACGATTCCAGCCTTCTTGGTGCGCTTTGTCATCTCGGCGACGGGTAGGAGGCGAGCAGCAGCTGCGGCGGCGGAATAAGGGCGACGGGGGCGAGCTGCGGACAAATCAGAGGTTGTGGCCCAGACCTCCGACGGCGATGCTGTAGCAGGCGACGGCGCAGGTCTGCACGACGGTGTTCTCCTGGCGCGTGAAGGGGCGGGCGACGACGCCGAGGTGTGCCAGCGCCTTGGTCCAGCCGCGGAGGACGACGAAGGCGATGAGCGCGGCGGAGACGTTGAGCGTGGGGACGAGGCCCGTGGTGAGGACGAGCTTCATGACGATGACGCTGTACATGGCGCCGACGGCCAGGCTCGCCACCATCCCGCGCGCCGTCAGCTGCTCCCGCCACGGCGGCACGCGGCCGCTCGCGTGCGCCGCCGCCCCCAGCTCGGAGTCGTCGAGCTCGCGGATCTCCTCGTGGCCTCCGGCCCCATCCCGCTTATAGGGCGCCATCGCGAGCTCgaggcccggcggcggcggcgatggccgcaggTGCTTCCTCCGCCTCTCCTGCTTCATGGTGGGGGAAAGATTTTCGCGGCGTCAGATTCAAGGGAAATGGAGTCATCGGACCGAGACCGACGACTTTGCGAAACAGAAACCCGTGTGTTCATATCAGAGCACGGCGTTAATCAGTGAGCTCTACTGGTAGTACCAAGTGAGCTCTTGGGAAGAGCTCGCTGTGAAGGATTCAATCGGTGCAAAAGGCGATCCAGAGAGATTAGAGAGTATCATATGATCAGCTATTCATGGAAGCAGGAAAGATTCTTGATTCTTCAGCTAGAATTGCAGAGGGATAGAGAAAGTAAAAAATCTCACCTCACCTTGGCCCTCCTCAATCGAGCTCCCAACCAGAAAGCCAATAATATCCTGGAACCCCGAAGGAAACGAAATGTGATCTTGGTAGCGGGTCAGAGAAGGAACAGCGTCTCTGTTCTGATAGACCTGTTTATGCTCTGCGACACCGTTGAAACCGTGAGCTTGCGTTGCGTGCAACCTGTACAGTCGATGTAGCCCAGGCACACACGCAAGAATAGCTCAATAATCAAAGGGGCTACGCATCGATAGAATATCTGTTGACCAACAGCTGATGATCCAATCAAAACTCGTACGAAGCTTCAAGATGTCGAATTTTTTCTAATTGAAAAACGAGGTCAACGAAGCTCGAATGAAGCATGATCATGGAACTACAATGGCTTGACGCCGATCGCATTATCGCATAGCTGAAGGAAGGCTCGGCTTCGTTGTGTGCGGTTTCGGCCAAGTGAAAAATCCTGCGCTTGCTCATAAGACCCCTGGTTTGCTTCCTCGGGCGTGTGGTCGCCACGGCTGACGGGCTCCCCGCCACGCGCCGCGACGGGTCCAGGCAAAACGTCGGTATCCTCTATCCCTACGGCGGTCGTGACACTCAGGGCATCTTCAgccgcgcgacgcatttcggacatcgAAACAGACGCGTTGTGTCTGTTTGCGTcggtcgaaatggtcgaaatcgtccgggcaTCCGTttacgtcgggggtggctccagcggcgcgacgcataatttttttttcattcatgcaaCCATAATTTATACGttacaaaaaaaaacataaaaaacccATAAAGGCTTGCTAAAAGTTGctgctgcctactggtcgtcgtcgctgacgaggttaatgaactccggcgtcggccatggaagctcgtacgccggcggtggaggaggtaccgccgcatgggcaggaggtCGTGGCCGGGATCCACGCCGGAGCAACgaggcggagcgcggtcgttggaacgcgtcggcgtggccgaggagtcgccggcctccccgcgcgagcgccgactcccgcagctcggattgcgagcccctcccacaaagcgagctcgttgagctcgtcctgcgcgttgttggccagtgccatggcaatggcctcatcctcggaaaggtccggcggctgggtctccggatcccacgccggcccgccgtcgtcgtggtcgtagtcgacgtcctcgtccgcgtcctcctcgtcgtccgcgtcctcctggtcgttcactttttcttctgcggcgatctctcggtcgaagaagtccacgtcgccgaggtagccagcgcggcgacgcgcgtcgaactcccacgtcccgaatgtaatccagttgtaggagttcagcgcatacgcctgatcctcccgcagatccggcggcaagatcgctcggcggcggcgcacctcgtcccgccgctctcggccctcgcgcgccacgggggggaccggcacgcgccgcgagttcaggtaccagccccctccttGCAAGTTCGTGTCCGGCCATGGCacaggccggttttcctcccatagctgccgcgcgagctcaacgcggacgtacaggccgacccttgccttcttgccggaatgcgagccgctagcctcctggtcgttcttcgtcttgcggaacggccagcatttctttcccatggcgtcggtggggtggatactatgggatttggcaatggtttggtcatcgaaatggacgccggcagcgtccatttaaaaggctccgacgtcatatcgccttcaatggcctgccagtgcaacgtctactagctgcgcacgcagcgcgccgcccggaagtaatgccgcggaagacgaagcagttgtgccgttgccaggcgggcccatgcgaggaccgagcggacactttgcgcgtccgcgcagcgtccgccgagacgcaaacctggcgcatatttggccaggtttgcgtctctgcggacggtccggttactttgcgtcgcgccgctagaggtggtgcacgacgcattttcggtcacgacgGACACAAACGGTCACTGAGCGTACGTTTGCGTCGCGTCGCTGCAGATGCCCTCAGGTCTCATGGTAGGCGGGTACGTAGGAGTAGGAGTAGGACGCAGCGAACCAGACGACTTCTCGCCGAGATGACAATCGGTGGAGAGTGGAGATAGCAGGGCTCTCGCTGTGCCTGGCGTTGCCGTGTCCCTGTCCCGGAGATCATTTCGAGGTTCTCGACAAACGGCGTATCTGGCGTGATCTTGTAGCCTATCTTTTGTTCACTTTTTTCCCAAACAAGGCGAGAGACCAGCTCGTTTTGTGCACTCACCTACATCTATGGTCAGTTTGGTTGATCGCAAATGCGTTTCCCGCACGTGCTAGATTAAATTTGGTCCGTTTGATGATTCACAGGCGtataaggccatctccaacggtcCCGGCGGATAAAAACGCGGCTAAACGCCGCGACGCATCCCAAATGCGGTTGGTCGTAGTATCCGGGACAACCCAAATCCGACCTAAATCTGAGCCAGGTTTAAGTGGTcgtggatggcacgcggcgtcctcgcgcgaCCGCCTGCTCGCCTCCATGGGCCCAGCTGTTGGTGGGCAGGCGCGCgtcttattaaatgtggactgggagggGATTGTCTCTGTACAATCCAATTCCCCACTCGCACTCCAACTGCCCACGCGTCCCactccgccgccatggccccgaagagaGCTTTCGCTCCCGGCGTCGCGGATCGCGCCAGCGCTGAGGTCTACCCGCCACCGCAGTGGGCTCTACATCGAGGATGCGGCCGCGACACCGCGGCATTGGCGCAACCCGCGACGCCGGTGCCAAaacccgaggaggacgacgaccccgACATGCGCGCCGCTCTGGCGACGtccctcgccgaggaggaggccaagtggCCACAGCTCGCGGCGGTGCTccgcacctccgcgatggaggaggaggccagccaggcggtcgaggacgccgaggcctaGGCGTTGCTGGGCCAGGCGCGCCGGGAGGATGAGGCCAGGCGCCGACAGGAGGAGACCATGCGCCAGGCGGAGCAGGAGTGCTACCTCCGCCTtagggaggaggcggagctgcgGGCGGGCAgccctccggacccccactcggcctgggaagaggcccagtggtcgacgtggccggagtccccggcgcgctcgagccacaacagcggggtcgccgcccggggacgtcatcGGCGCCCACGGCAACGAGGTCCACTGGGACTAGgcggctgatacgttgcaaacgtatctataatttttcatgctccatgattgttttacaccaatttctctatgttttgtttacagttcgtggcacttttatgcattttctggaactaacctattaacaagatgccacattgtcagttcctattttctgttgtttttgtatttcagaaaagttgtacaagaaatattctcggaattggacgaaacaaaagccgaagttcctacttTACTGtaatgaagacggagtccagaggagagatggagacgagccaggaggtggccacaccacccctaggccgcgcctaggtatggtgtgggccccctcgggcacccaccgacctcgcccttccgcctatatattcatcTGATCGGGAAAAACATAATGACCCGAGGCTCCACCCACGAAAAGttacatcgcggccgccatcgttgagcctagctcgggagggttctgaagctcttcccggcacgctgccggagaggGTGATCATCACCGGagcctctacatcatcatgcccgcctccgaagtgatgcgtgagtagttcatctctggactacgggtccatagcagtacctagatggttgtgttctccactttaattatgcttcatgtttagatcttctgagctgcctatcatgatcaagatcatctttatgatcctacatgttgtgtttactgggatccgatgaatattgaatactatggttgagattgattatatacttgtcatatgttatttgtgaccttgcattctctccgttgctagtaaatgctctggccaagtatgtgcttgtgactccaagagggagtatttatgctcgatagtgggttcatgcctctagtaatctgggagagtgacaataacttctaaggttgtagatgtgttgttgctactagggagaaaacaacaatgctttatctaaggataattctgttgtttactttagacactttacttaatgcaataatttgttgcttgcaaataatactgaaaggggtgcggatgctaaccggaaggtggattattagtcataggcgcagttggattacggtctatgtatcttgttgtaatgcccaaataaatctcatagtaatcatcttgtcatgtatggtctttattctgtcaattccccagctgtaatttgttcacccagcatgttattatttatggagagacacctctattgaactgtggacctcggtcctttcttttacactgcaaatacatgttctttttattgccaactcccacggcaacagctctttatttcactgcaaacaaatatctcttttcacactatacgtttaatcctttattttcagcaaaatcggtgagattgacaatctcattgtaagttggggcaaaatattttggttgtcttgtgtgcaggttccacgttgttgctgacaccggtagcgcgccctgccaaagtcagctagcaacaccttttcagaagtgatttctttctcctactggttgattaaaccttggtttttttactgagagaaaactttctactgtgttcatcataccttcctcttggggtttcccaactgtgatttgcacaacatcaagctctttttgtgGCGTCATTGCCGGGGAAAAAGAATATTTCTACAAGGggttctctcatctccaatctctatactttgttattgttttgattAGTTTatattactttgtcttgtttgcttcattatataaaaaaacacaaaaaattagtttcttttaTAGTCGTTATTTTTGTTGCTCTGTTTTAATCTtcctaaaatgagtactcctgaggacactaagttgtgtgactttactagcacgaacaacaatgattttatttgtaaatctattgctccacctgcttctgaagcagctttctatgaaattaaagctgctttgttaaatcttgttatgaaagagcaattttctcatgTTAGTACTGgtgatgctgcttctcaccttaataattttgttgaacttcgtgagatgcaaaagtataaggatgtagatggtgacattattaaactgaaattgtttcctttctctttgagagggagagctaaaaattggttgctgatacgtctcaaacgtatctataatttttgatgctccatgcttgttttacaacaatttgtatatgttttgctcaatattcgttgcacttttatacattttccggcactaacctattaacaagatgccacagtgccagttctctgttttctgctgttttgtatttcagaaaagttgtacaggaaatattctcggaattggacgaaacaaaagcctaaGTCAATATTTTCCGTAactaagacagagtccagaggggagtcgaagaaaggaagcagggcggccagaccagccctaggcgcggcctagccctggccctcgcctaggggtggtgtgggaccccctggcctccactgacatcgccccttcgcctatttaatcacgatctcgggaaaactctgaatacccgagcctccatccacgaaaagttctgtcacgGCCGCCATTGCAAACCCtagctcggggggttctgaaactcttctcggcaccctgccggagagggaaatcatcgccggaggcatctacatcgccatgcccgcgtccgaagtgatgtgtgagtagttcatccctggactgtgggtccatagcagtagctagattgttttcttctccaatttgtgcctcgtgtttagatcttgtgagctgccctacatgatcaagatcatccttatgtaatgctacatgttgtgtttgctgggagccgatgaatattgtgtactatattgagatcgattatatattcttgtcatatgttatttgtgatcttgcatgctctccgttgctagtagatactctggccaagtagatgcttgtgactccaagagggggtatttatgctcgatagtaggttcatgcctctaattttctggaagagtgacaataacttctaatattgtagatgtgttgttgctactagggagaaaacaacaatgttttatccaagggtaattctattgtttactttacacacattgcttaatgcgataatctgttgcttgcaacttaatactggaagggttcgaacgataaccggaaggtggattattagtcatagacgcagttggattacggtgtatgtattatgttgtagagagtgcatttgctacccgcatgggtagctacacacccatgcattataccaatatgcaagccatattaacttggtttatggagagacacctctagtgaatcatCTTgtgatgtatggtcgatattctgtctatttcccagttgtaatttgttcacccaacatgttatttatctttatggagagacacctctagtgaactgtggaccccgttccTTTCCTTTATACGGATAAATTCAATCACTGCAATcatgctctgtttacttactgcaagctctgttctctttaattactgcaaacatctatttccactcgatacatttaaccctttgtgttcagcgaaaccggtgagattgacaacctcactgtaagttggggtaaagtattttggttgtgttctctgcaggttccacgttgttgctaacgCCGCTGGTgtgccctgccaatagtcagctagcaacaccttcagaagtcattcttttctcctactagtcgattaaaccttggtttcttactaatttgctgttgtgctcatcataccttcctcttggtgttccccaacggtgtgcaatctgcgctcatcagttGCAATCTTTGCCTATAAATAGTATTGATTNNNNNNNNNNNNNNNNNNNNNNNNNNNNNNNNNNNNNNNNNNNNNNNNNNNNNNNNNNNNNNNNNNNNNNNNNNNNNNNNNNNNNNNNNNNNNNNNNNNNcttgggttaaatgcaaagatgctttcattggaaaatattatcctcctgctaagattatatccttgagaagtggcaaaatgaaatttagacaatttgataatgaacatgtttctcaagcttgggaaagaatgaaatattttgtaaagaattgtcccactcatagactggctacttggatgatcatccaaacttttaatgcaggactgaatttttcttcacgaaaccttatggatttagctgctggaggtacctttgtatccattactttggggCTGCAACAAAAAtcattgatgatatgatgataaattattctgaatggcacactgagtgataagattgataccattatttctatgcttgttaatggtaaatctcatgttgatccaaataatattcctttagcttctttggttgctcaaggagagcatgtttatgtgaacttcattaaaagcaataattttaacaacaatgcttataggagtaACTTCTGTtgtaacaattataggccatatccttctaataatggcaatagttatggcaattcttatggtaattcctacaacaaCAATAGAAGTGCACCCTTTGATCTTGAAGTCGTGCTCAAggactttattagtaaacaaactggttttaataaatctgttgaggaaaagtttggtaaaattgatgttcttacttctaaagttgatagccttgctcttgatgtttAACTTCTTAAACTAAAAGTTATGCCgcatgatgttaaagaaagcaaaactttgaatgccattcaagttagaattgatgacaatgtcaggatgttggctgaattgcatgctaggtgggaaagagagaaTGAAATTgctaaaaataataatatgactaaagtttgtaccattaccaccactagtaatgttgaagtCTCAAATTCTAGCAaaactcctactattaatggtaaaataattggtgtaggaaaagttcccactccttctacaaaattgcctagaaccactgaaattgtttctgataagagtgctgaaatttttcgaagtatgggagacaatagtcattttacctttgataataatgactttgattttgatgattgcaatatctctgaagtaattaagttcttacaaaagcttgctagaagtcctaatgccagtgctataaatatggcttttacaaaacatattacaaatgctctcatggaaattagagaagagaaattaaaacatgaagcttctattcctaggaagttagaagatggttgggatcccatcgtTAAGATGAAAGTAGATGACTTCGattataatgctttatgtgatcttggtgcgatCATCTCTGTTAtgtttagaaaaaattatgatatgcttgatttgccacctttggaagaatgttatttggatgttcatcttgctgatattgctaagaagaaacctttggcgagagttaataatgttcttattatggttaataataactgtgtccccgttgattttgttgttttggatattgaattcaATGCTTCTTGtcttattgttttgggaagaaccttttcttagaactgttggtgctgctattgatatgagagatgggattattaaatataaatttccactcaagaaaggtatggaacacttccctataaatataaagaagttaccttttgattctaatattaggacaaattatgatgtttatgcttcttcacttgaaaatacttgatttgagctctttttctggcgcctagctaaaaggcgttaaagaaaaagcactcttgggagataacccatgtttcatttatgtaattcttcttttgttaagtcttggaagttgttacctctgtaataacctctccttatcttttttatttcgtttttgtgccaagaatagcctctaatatgaagaaagtaagatttggggaagttgttgtcctgaaacagattctgtgttgtcacaaaaaaaatcgtattcccagccagaacgtcATATTGATCTgataatttttgagcatatgccccaggttattatctaactttcgtggaTTTTGCACTTTTCaatttgagcaacagaggatttaaaaaaatcgatctttacctgctgttctgttttgacagttttctgtcactatttgcatttgcctcttaatctttttctttttgggATCTTTTGAgataaagagctttttgaagaatttgctacagtagataatgttttaatggatgtttgacttatgtaagaactgaaccaaagtggatttgttattttgattggactaatgctgctaatgaaaattgtgtgaagttttgtatgaaggaagttttcaagtgtagggagagaaaaatgatgtgatgagatgaaggatggacaaaatGTCAAGTTTGGGGAtgaccatgtcaccccaagaagtatccaagaggtacaagcgtcaaagcttggggatgcccaaggcatccctttcttcatcaacaaagtatcaggtcatctttcaagacgctatatttgtattgcttcatatgctatgtgttgttcttggagcatctttatttttgttttttgttttattatgtttcgtttgttgtagcatatggttggatcctagcatacttgttttggataatgacacactccgttttcattgcatagaacactctagttttcgctcttattgttctgtgagtgttttcttttgctagtactacgtttagctctggtttccactcgtattttgttcagagcttgttagttttctttaataAGCTATGATTggctctctggtctttatttattattatctatgagagttgtttcaaataaattgattggtgttggagacgagtaaaatgtttcatgcttatagtggtgcaaaaggaagcttgtttagactgtggcttagactttagcatgtcatgttagatgttattttaattataagcttagtagttattgttgtagcatgacttgtatcAAATATATGATAGTGCTTAATGTTCCATTGaaggaatcatgtgttgtttccatcatacaaaaacataatattgtggtattcttatttgatgctttattgggttaacttggcacatgcttacaccatgttatgactacaaaccaatcacctaaaacctctatgatcatttagtttttgacttgtaatatcactttatgctttgattaataatgttttgtcgctatgcatgattatggccattattgctctcttagttggtcgctcccagttttttactagccttcgcatgtactgagtatcagctctactcgtgcatccaactcccaaaaaccaaagtttgccaattgagtccaccatacttacctatatgtggtatttcaccgccactccaaagtgaattcttatttgctacctttaaaccttcaaaaattattacctgttttgtgttcctgttttagctcacgaggaagtgttgaatgctttattatctctttcatgtttattttggattcacaccttgactagcatgaataatgtgctagtccttaataTTGAAAAAATAGCAGGCAAGCGAGTGCCCAGCCcactaaaatataaaatgaacCAATAAccaaaatctcctaacactatgtacttgagaaatcatgaacttagcttgtataaacaaaggagaagaggaactttattgttctctctatgggagccgctcttgaagccattaaccatgaaaggatgatagatcatttgatgacattcgttgacatagacatacatacctctcaaaatatattttcaacacctctattgtattcaaaacaaaaagctctagcacatgag includes these proteins:
- the LOC124673824 gene encoding 60S ribosomal protein L37a-1, which codes for MTKRTKKAGIVGKYGTRYGASLRKQIKKMEVSQHSKYFCEFCGKFAVKRKAVGIWGCKDCGKVKAGGAYTMNTASAVTVRSTIRRLREQTEA